One region of Juglans regia cultivar Chandler chromosome 4, Walnut 2.0, whole genome shotgun sequence genomic DNA includes:
- the LOC108983916 gene encoding TMV resistance protein N-like, with product MQRSSPLLAKSFARKIQLHYSRNQIPTIDSPSCDVFLSHRGIDTKKTAAGLLYYQLFGLGIRPFLDSRSMKPGDKLYDHISLRVRNSKIGVLLFSSGFCQSRFCLYELALMMESKKRVVPIFWDVKPSQLLVKDDGIYLKEDLQRFNWALEEAKNTVGLPFDSMTGDWSEFLGNASDAIIKNLQEVEEEEMEKNLKHQEFQCNSLFMSPQNLYSYN from the exons ATGCAGCGTTCTTCACCACTTCTGGCCAAGAGCTTTGCTCGTAAAATCCAGCTTCATTATTCTCGTAACCAAATCCCAACCATAGACAGCCCTTCATGCGACGTGTTCTTAAGCCACCGAGGGATCGATACTAAGAAAACGGCCGCCGGTTTGCTTTACTACCAGCTTTTCGGGTTGGGAATTAGGCCTTTTCTCGACAGCCGAAGTATGAAACCTGGGGACAAGCTGTACGACCATATCAGTTTGCGTGTCCGGAATTCTAAGATAGGTGTTTTATTGTTCTCGTCCGGATTCTGTCAATCCAGATTTTGTCTTTACGAGTTGGCTCTGATGATGGAATCCAAGAAAAGGGTTGTACCCATTTTTTGGGACGTGAAGCCCTCCCAACTTCTTGTGAAGGACGATGGAATTTATCTAAAGGAGGACCTTCAAAGATTCAATTGGGCACTCGAAGAAGCTAAAAACACCGTTGGGCTTCCCTTTGATTCTATGACAGG GGATTGGTCAGAGTTCCTCGGAAATGCTTCAGATGCAATCATAAAGAATTTACAGGAGGTagaggaggaagaaatggaGAAGAATCTTAAACACCAAGAGTTCCAGTGCAATTCCCTTTTTATGTCGCCACAAAACCTCTACAGttacaattaa
- the LOC108982776 gene encoding TMV resistance protein N-like, with product MQRSLPLLAKSFARKIQLHYSRNQIPTKDSPSCDVFLSHRGIDTKKTAAGLLYYQLFGLGIRPFLDSRSMKPGDKLYDHISFGIRNSKIGVLLFSSGFCQSRFCLYELALMMESKKRVVPIFWDVKPSQLLVKDDGTYLKEDLQRFNWALEEAKNTVGLPFDSMTGDWSEFLGKASDAIIKNLQEVEEEEMEKNLKHQEFQCNSLFISPQNL from the exons ATGCAGCGTTCTTTACCACTTCTGGCCAAAAGCTTTGCTCGTAAAATCCAGCTTCATTATTCTCGTAACCAAATCCCAACCAAAGACAGCCCTTCATGCGACGTGTTCTTAAGCCACCGAGGGATCGATACTAAGAAAACGGCAGCCGGTTTGCTTTACTACCAGCTTTTCGGGTTGGGGATTAGGCCTTTTCTCGACAGCCGAAGTATGAAACCTGGGGACAAGCTGTACGACCATATCAGTTTCGGTATCCGGAATTCTAAGATAGGTGTTTTATTGTTCTCGTCCGGATTCTGCCAATCCAGATTTTGTCTTTACGAGTTGGCTCTGATGATGGAATCCAAGAAAAGGGTTGTACCCATTTTTTGGGACGTGAAGCCCTCCCAACTTCTTGTGAAGGACGATGGAACTTATCTAAAGGAGGACCTTCAAAGATTCAATTGGGCACTCGAAGAAGCTAAAAACACCGTTGGGCTTCCCTTTGATTCTATGACAGG GGATTGGTCAGAGTTCCTCGGAAAGGCTTCAGATGCAATCATAAAGAATTTACAGGAGGTagaggaggaagaaatggaGAAGAATCTTAAACACCAAGAGTTCCAGTGCAATTCCCTTTTTATATCGCCACAAAACCTCTAA